A DNA window from Mycolicibacter hiberniae contains the following coding sequences:
- a CDS encoding YveK family protein, with protein MQLSVFGRVLLDSRRAVVVALLLGALMGLAYSLRQQPIYTTTARVIVVADPDQRPFADLAALFLSQRRARDFLTLLTSPALLQRAVVVYGLPTTAEDLRNNLTITSPRDTALIDITATAPTGELATKYVVTVAQEFVTAASELEKQGAVHVRVVDPAAVPPYRSRPRTANNIVNAALALALVALVASCYRARRNPKLGYLPDLRTIGDVPVIGMIEVGGRTHLAGRRSRHRQTAQLSQGVDRIAERLVAAGASISLDPPERQAAHPATPRPALRYLRACFGDAEGWLIVAASRKPHNSDGHGRHSRWEVLMSDLLALRITESRLAARRAMSLAAVGTATRPMHVGIISADSRWDELRRFADQLNENGRLAVMVIVDSAKVIERTSADGDSVERARIG; from the coding sequence GTGCAGCTCAGCGTCTTCGGCCGAGTCCTGCTGGACAGCCGCCGCGCAGTCGTCGTCGCTCTCCTTCTCGGTGCCCTGATGGGGCTGGCGTATTCGCTGCGGCAGCAGCCCATCTACACCACAACCGCCCGCGTCATCGTTGTCGCCGATCCCGACCAAAGACCGTTCGCCGACCTTGCCGCGCTCTTTCTTTCGCAACGCCGGGCGCGTGACTTCCTGACCCTGCTGACCAGTCCGGCGCTGCTACAACGAGCTGTCGTCGTTTACGGCCTGCCCACCACCGCCGAAGATCTTCGGAACAACCTGACGATCACGTCGCCACGGGACACGGCCCTGATCGATATCACTGCCACAGCACCCACCGGTGAACTGGCAACCAAGTACGTCGTGACCGTCGCGCAGGAATTCGTCACCGCTGCGTCGGAATTAGAAAAGCAAGGGGCCGTTCACGTCCGAGTCGTCGACCCCGCCGCCGTCCCGCCCTACCGCTCACGTCCGCGGACAGCCAACAACATCGTCAACGCCGCACTGGCGCTGGCGTTGGTAGCTCTGGTGGCCAGCTGCTACCGCGCACGCCGCAACCCAAAACTGGGTTACCTGCCTGATCTGCGCACCATCGGCGACGTGCCGGTGATCGGCATGATCGAGGTCGGCGGACGCACCCACCTGGCGGGGCGGCGGTCCAGGCACCGACAGACGGCTCAGCTCAGCCAGGGGGTGGATCGCATCGCCGAGCGGCTAGTCGCAGCGGGCGCGTCAATTTCGCTGGACCCCCCGGAGCGCCAAGCCGCCCACCCGGCGACGCCACGTCCGGCGCTCCGGTACCTGCGAGCCTGCTTCGGCGATGCCGAGGGCTGGCTGATTGTCGCCGCCAGCCGAAAGCCCCACAACAGCGACGGACATGGCCGGCACAGCCGCTGGGAAGTGTTGATGAGTGACCTGTTGGCGCTGCGCATCACCGAGTCCCGGCTCGCGGCACGCCGGGCCATGTCGTTGGCTGCGGTGGGCACCGCGACACGGCCGATGCACGTCGGGATCATCTCGGCAGATTCGCGATGGGACGAATTGCGGCGCTTCGCCGACCAACTCAACGAGAACGGTCGGCTGGCGGTGATGGTGATTGTCGACAGCGCGAAGGTGATCGAACGCACCAGCGCCGACGGCGACAGCGTGGAGCGCGCACGCATCGGGTAG
- a CDS encoding DUF2511 domain-containing protein: MHAEKIDKSTFKGTWPLKVDSGVLACDGGAVTFTSTDTNDTYALNALASKATDKSWQPDSEHIWLAAAGGHEGNPGVSRTSMTDLINEGLKLCGPPWDMPSTTPQPDATPSTAVAADAAGPQADLQTTQLELPFTDLDRPGGVAVDRAGNIYVADTGNARVLKLPVGSNRQAMLPFTGLLNPDSVAVDQAGNVYVTDYGSNSVLKLSGKSKKQTKLPFTGLKAPTGTAVDVAGNVYVTDYGNHRALILMAGSKAPVELKLPFVGLTAPTGIAVDQAGNKYLTGYGNAQVLKLLAGSSTPVKLPFTRFTGPNPPNGVAVDTKGNVYVVDGLHQRVVELPAQSTRQVELAFGTGAGNPRSGVAVDRAGNVYVSDNHRVLKLSRE, translated from the coding sequence GTGCACGCCGAGAAGATCGACAAGTCCACCTTCAAGGGCACCTGGCCCTTGAAGGTGGACTCGGGAGTCCTTGCGTGCGATGGCGGTGCTGTCACCTTCACCTCCACCGACACCAACGACACCTACGCGCTCAACGCGCTGGCGAGTAAGGCCACGGATAAGAGTTGGCAGCCGGATTCCGAGCACATCTGGCTGGCCGCCGCGGGCGGACACGAGGGCAACCCAGGTGTATCGCGAACATCCATGACCGACTTGATCAACGAAGGGCTCAAGTTGTGCGGGCCGCCGTGGGATATGCCATCGACAACGCCCCAGCCCGACGCCACGCCGTCGACTGCGGTCGCCGCCGATGCGGCCGGCCCGCAAGCCGACCTGCAGACGACGCAGCTGGAATTGCCGTTCACCGATCTGGACAGGCCGGGCGGTGTGGCGGTGGACCGCGCCGGCAACATCTATGTCGCCGACACCGGCAATGCGCGGGTGCTGAAACTGCCGGTGGGATCGAATCGCCAGGCCATGCTGCCGTTTACCGGCTTGCTCAATCCAGACAGCGTGGCGGTGGACCAAGCCGGCAACGTCTATGTCACCGACTACGGAAGCAACTCGGTGCTGAAACTGTCAGGTAAGTCAAAAAAACAGACCAAGCTGCCGTTCACCGGCCTTAAAGCTCCCACCGGGACCGCAGTCGACGTTGCCGGCAACGTCTACGTGACCGACTACGGCAACCACCGGGCGCTGATCCTGATGGCCGGTTCGAAGGCCCCGGTCGAACTGAAGCTGCCGTTCGTCGGGCTGACAGCTCCCACCGGGATTGCGGTGGATCAGGCGGGCAACAAGTACCTCACCGGTTACGGCAACGCCCAGGTGCTGAAACTGCTCGCCGGGTCGAGCACCCCGGTGAAGCTCCCGTTCACCCGTTTCACCGGACCGAATCCGCCCAACGGTGTGGCGGTGGATACCAAGGGGAACGTTTACGTCGTCGACGGTCTTCACCAACGGGTGGTCGAGCTGCCCGCCCAGTCGACCCGCCAGGTGGAGTTGGCGTTCGGCACCGGCGCAGGCAATCCCCGAAGCGGTGTGGCGGTGGATCGCGCCGGCAACGTCTACGTCTCCGACAACCATCGGGTGCTCAAACTATCGCGGGAGTAG
- a CDS encoding nucleotidyltransferase family protein: MTGLPPVAVLAGGLATRMRPLTGSVPKSMLEVAGEPFIAHQLRLFKRQGLTQVVLCLGHLGGAVQEFVGDGSAFGLSVSVSFDGDRLLGTAGALKNAGALLGEVFWVVYGDSYLDIDLRPIWASFRSDRRPALMTVCRNEDKWDKSNVLLRDGRIVAYDKKSTDPAMKHIDFGLLLLRRQALESVPAGQNTDLADVLFSLVCRDAVAGFEVCERFYEIGSPAGLRETDARLRHLGKER, encoded by the coding sequence GTGACCGGACTTCCCCCCGTCGCGGTCCTGGCCGGCGGCTTGGCCACCCGCATGCGGCCACTGACGGGGTCGGTGCCCAAGTCCATGCTGGAGGTGGCCGGCGAGCCCTTCATCGCCCACCAGCTTCGGCTCTTCAAGAGACAGGGGCTGACGCAGGTCGTGCTGTGCCTGGGGCATCTGGGCGGGGCGGTGCAGGAGTTCGTCGGGGACGGGTCGGCTTTCGGACTGTCGGTTTCGGTGTCATTCGACGGGGACAGGCTGCTGGGCACCGCGGGCGCCCTGAAGAACGCCGGTGCACTGCTGGGAGAAGTCTTCTGGGTCGTCTACGGGGACTCCTACTTGGATATCGATCTGCGTCCCATCTGGGCGTCGTTCCGGTCGGACCGACGGCCGGCACTGATGACGGTGTGCCGCAACGAGGACAAATGGGACAAGAGCAACGTGCTCTTGCGGGATGGCCGAATCGTGGCCTACGACAAGAAAAGCACCGACCCCGCCATGAAGCACATCGACTTCGGGTTGCTGCTGTTACGCCGGCAGGCACTGGAGTCGGTACCGGCCGGACAGAACACGGATCTGGCCGACGTCTTGTTCTCCCTGGTCTGCCGGGACGCGGTGGCCGGCTTCGAGGTGTGCGAACGCTTCTATGAAATCGGCTCGCCTGCGGGCCTGCGTGAGACCGATGCGCGTCTGCGCCACCTCGGAAAAGAAAGATGA
- a CDS encoding O-antigen ligase family protein — protein sequence MFLVAAWPFITVYVVGPLIWASPDQAGRFFPALQYTPAAICSTVGVVRGLRESRTQVSLPAALIGTSLLFAAVSVWFSGRVQVLNFIMAGALFMGVVLKQGVTPVRTLSVAAQVSLLAMSAAVTLAVIVNPGRVLTHCRLDKCGAVTQVLTSPLSANGNVLGIATVLLIPFACATLTLRRCMVLLAGVGAFQLLAMSRTAIFALVTVSVALLLIKARTSLRWQLRVASTALAVGFCASFFPLFVKFSGSSYAERGYVWQAGRDAIGQAPVFGHGPSYWWLVAQNALFDVNYSPHNGWYDILISVGAWGALVVVGGVILQLTTTASAALPYLFTYYACVLSINVFESVYVPYFLGIMPIAALLPLMLYEPKSAADPELESNLTASSR from the coding sequence GTGTTCCTGGTGGCCGCCTGGCCCTTCATCACCGTCTATGTCGTCGGCCCTCTGATCTGGGCGTCGCCGGACCAGGCCGGCAGATTCTTTCCTGCCCTGCAGTACACGCCCGCGGCGATCTGTTCGACGGTTGGGGTGGTGCGTGGTCTGCGGGAGTCACGGACCCAGGTCAGCCTGCCCGCCGCGCTGATCGGCACCTCACTGCTGTTCGCGGCCGTCTCGGTCTGGTTCTCCGGGCGTGTGCAGGTGCTCAATTTCATCATGGCGGGAGCACTGTTCATGGGTGTTGTCCTCAAGCAGGGCGTGACACCGGTGCGTACGCTGAGCGTGGCCGCGCAAGTATCGCTGCTCGCGATGTCGGCCGCTGTGACGCTGGCCGTGATCGTCAACCCCGGCCGGGTCCTGACCCACTGTCGCCTCGACAAGTGCGGAGCCGTCACGCAGGTGCTGACCTCGCCATTGTCGGCGAACGGCAATGTGCTCGGCATAGCGACGGTGCTGCTTATCCCCTTCGCCTGCGCGACCTTGACGCTGCGGCGCTGCATGGTGCTGCTGGCCGGCGTCGGGGCCTTTCAACTGCTGGCGATGAGCAGGACTGCGATCTTCGCGCTGGTGACGGTCTCGGTCGCGCTACTGCTCATCAAGGCGAGGACGAGCCTGCGGTGGCAGCTGCGGGTGGCATCCACCGCCCTGGCCGTCGGGTTCTGCGCGTCGTTCTTCCCGCTCTTCGTGAAATTCAGCGGCTCGTCATACGCCGAACGCGGCTACGTCTGGCAGGCGGGGCGTGACGCGATCGGACAGGCGCCGGTCTTCGGCCATGGGCCGAGCTACTGGTGGCTGGTCGCCCAGAACGCACTTTTCGATGTCAACTACTCGCCCCACAACGGTTGGTACGACATATTGATCTCGGTGGGCGCCTGGGGGGCGCTGGTCGTGGTCGGCGGCGTGATTCTGCAGCTGACGACGACAGCGAGTGCCGCACTGCCCTACCTCTTCACCTACTACGCGTGCGTGTTGTCGATCAATGTCTTCGAATCCGTCTACGTACCATACTTTTTGGGCATTATGCCGATAGCTGCCCTACTGCCGCTGATGCTGTACGAACCGAAGTCGGCCGCCGATCCGGAACTGGAGTCCAACCTGACGGCCTCGTCCCGCTGA
- a CDS encoding glycosyltransferase family 4 protein: MRIVIDNVSPGDSTSAGAIGGMRTYLESMLTAMLRVAPQHRFVLLTPEWNASFDLPPDPHLEVVRLRSVPRTRLRRVLYERTVYPSAIRRTGGDVYLGICNTLPPRLPMPSAVVIQSTQFKFVPESYGFLQRNYLRWGVAKAVRRADAVITVSEHSRQDVIRWLGVDPEKVHAVHHGLIFTPNDNNRPAPKAARPYILCVGAFYPYKNVFRLIEAFSILRQDGLPHDLVIVGSDTPGMSRDDLARHAMAFGVDDAVRLPGRVPRDDLEDLYTGADVFVMPSLYETFGHPVLEAMALGCPVVAARASSLPEVVGDAAELVDPTSAESIARGLVDVVTVPDRRAQLVSLGKARLNAFSWTTTAQKTVEVLETIAARRNVES; this comes from the coding sequence ATGAGAATCGTCATCGACAATGTCTCACCGGGGGACTCCACGTCGGCCGGCGCTATCGGCGGGATGCGGACGTACCTCGAGAGCATGCTGACGGCTATGTTGAGGGTCGCCCCGCAGCATCGCTTCGTACTTCTGACGCCGGAGTGGAACGCCTCCTTCGACCTGCCGCCCGATCCGCACCTTGAGGTTGTGCGGTTGCGCTCGGTGCCGCGCACCCGACTGAGGCGGGTTCTCTACGAACGGACTGTCTACCCGTCGGCGATCCGTCGCACGGGCGGTGATGTCTACCTGGGTATCTGCAACACCCTGCCGCCACGCCTGCCGATGCCGTCGGCGGTGGTGATCCAGTCGACACAGTTCAAGTTCGTTCCGGAGTCCTATGGCTTCCTGCAGCGGAACTACCTGCGCTGGGGGGTGGCCAAGGCGGTGCGCCGGGCCGATGCCGTCATCACCGTATCGGAGCATTCCCGACAGGACGTGATCCGTTGGCTCGGTGTGGATCCCGAGAAAGTCCACGCGGTCCACCACGGCCTCATTTTCACTCCGAACGACAACAACCGTCCGGCGCCGAAGGCCGCACGGCCATACATCCTGTGCGTCGGGGCGTTCTACCCCTACAAGAACGTCTTTCGCCTCATCGAGGCATTCAGCATCCTGAGGCAGGACGGACTGCCCCACGACCTGGTGATCGTCGGCAGCGACACCCCGGGAATGTCGCGCGATGATCTGGCCCGCCACGCCATGGCCTTTGGGGTGGACGACGCGGTTCGGCTGCCGGGACGAGTGCCGCGGGACGACTTGGAGGATCTCTACACCGGTGCCGATGTCTTCGTCATGCCGTCCCTCTACGAGACATTCGGACATCCGGTGCTCGAGGCCATGGCGCTGGGATGTCCGGTGGTGGCGGCCCGCGCCTCCAGCCTTCCAGAAGTCGTGGGTGACGCCGCCGAGCTGGTAGATCCCACGAGCGCGGAGTCCATCGCCCGTGGGCTGGTCGACGTCGTCACCGTTCCCGATCGCCGAGCGCAGCTGGTGAGCTTGGGGAAAGCCCGCTTGAACGCGTTCTCGTGGACGACGACCGCCCAAAAGACAGTGGAAGTCCTGGAAACGATCGCGGCTCGGCGCAATGTCGAGTCTTGA
- a CDS encoding GHMP family kinase ATP-binding protein — protein MIISRSPLRISLGGGGTDLPSYYRDHEGFLVAAAIDKYVYLTLHQTFGHDMIIKYSQMELVSSADEVQHPIIREALKMLGINETNLELTSMADIPAGTGLGSSGSFTTALLKTLHTYQKNLVHPEELAEQACHIELDLLKDPIGKQDQYIAAYGGLTCFTFRNDGKVEAGPLKVSTETLYNLEDNLLLFFTGYSRSASSILKEQDDQSKKRADDMLQNLHFVKELGFRSRDALEKGDLHEFGRLMNTHWEFKKKRSGSMSNPKINDWYELALRNGAVGGKLIGAGGGGFLMFYAEDKVRLRHALMGAGMTEVRFRFDFEGTKIVVAS, from the coding sequence GTGATCATCAGCCGCAGTCCCTTGCGTATCTCCCTCGGCGGCGGTGGCACCGACCTGCCGTCGTATTACCGGGACCACGAAGGGTTTCTGGTGGCCGCGGCCATAGACAAGTACGTGTACCTGACGCTGCACCAGACCTTCGGGCACGACATGATCATCAAATACTCCCAGATGGAGCTGGTGTCGTCGGCCGACGAGGTCCAGCATCCGATCATCCGCGAGGCGTTGAAGATGTTGGGAATCAATGAGACCAACCTGGAGCTGACCAGCATGGCCGACATACCGGCCGGCACCGGGTTGGGCTCGTCAGGCAGCTTCACGACGGCGCTGCTGAAGACGCTGCACACCTACCAGAAGAACCTGGTGCACCCCGAGGAGCTGGCGGAGCAGGCCTGCCATATCGAGTTGGACCTTTTGAAGGACCCCATCGGCAAACAGGACCAGTACATCGCGGCCTACGGAGGTCTGACCTGCTTCACCTTCCGCAACGACGGCAAGGTGGAGGCGGGCCCACTGAAGGTGTCGACGGAGACCTTGTACAACCTCGAGGACAATCTGCTGCTCTTCTTCACCGGCTACTCCCGCTCAGCGTCATCGATCCTGAAAGAGCAGGACGATCAGAGCAAGAAGAGGGCCGACGACATGCTCCAGAACCTGCACTTCGTCAAGGAGCTCGGTTTCAGGAGTCGGGACGCCCTGGAGAAGGGGGACCTCCATGAGTTCGGCCGCCTGATGAACACGCACTGGGAATTCAAGAAAAAGCGGTCCGGATCGATGTCGAACCCCAAAATAAACGACTGGTATGAACTGGCCCTCCGGAACGGCGCCGTGGGGGGGAAGCTGATCGGCGCCGGTGGCGGCGGATTCCTGATGTTCTACGCCGAGGACAAGGTTCGCCTGCGGCACGCCTTGATGGGCGCGGGCATGACGGAGGTGCGGTTCCGCTTCGACTTCGAGGGCACGAAGATCGTCGTCGCATCGTGA
- a CDS encoding Gfo/Idh/MocA family protein, producing the protein MDVAVVGCGLIGHKRAKLLGAHRLAAAVDADLGKARALAALHPGATASTDWRAAVARADVDAVLVSTPHHLLAAVATAAAEEGKHVLVEKPGARSAAELAPLVEAAQRNRVVAKVGFNHRFHPAFRKAREYVDGGAVGDLMFVRGRYGHGGRVGYDREWRADPCIAGGGELLDQGMHLIDLSRWFLGDFARVEGFTHTYFWDMPVDDNSFMALRTAAQQMAWLHVSWTEWKNTFSFELYGKTGKLHVEGLGGSYGTERLSYYRMSPEMGPPETVIHEYPGPDESWALEFAAFTRSITMGEAPCGGLDDAVKALDVVDTIYRASKP; encoded by the coding sequence ATGGACGTCGCGGTCGTCGGCTGTGGACTGATCGGGCACAAGCGCGCGAAGCTGCTGGGTGCCCATCGACTGGCCGCCGCTGTGGACGCTGATCTCGGGAAGGCCCGGGCGCTGGCAGCGCTGCACCCCGGGGCCACCGCATCTACCGATTGGCGTGCCGCGGTCGCTCGCGCGGACGTCGACGCGGTGCTGGTGTCCACGCCCCACCACCTCCTGGCGGCGGTCGCCACCGCCGCGGCGGAGGAAGGCAAGCACGTTCTGGTCGAGAAGCCGGGGGCGCGCAGCGCCGCCGAACTGGCGCCCCTGGTGGAGGCAGCCCAGCGCAACCGGGTCGTCGCCAAGGTCGGCTTCAATCACCGGTTCCACCCCGCATTCCGCAAGGCGCGGGAGTACGTCGACGGTGGCGCCGTGGGGGATCTGATGTTCGTGCGCGGGCGCTACGGCCACGGCGGCCGGGTGGGCTACGACAGGGAATGGCGCGCGGATCCCTGCATTGCAGGCGGCGGTGAGCTGCTGGACCAGGGGATGCACCTGATCGACCTGTCGCGGTGGTTTCTGGGCGATTTCGCCCGGGTGGAGGGCTTCACACACACCTATTTCTGGGACATGCCCGTCGATGACAACAGCTTCATGGCGCTGCGCACGGCGGCGCAGCAGATGGCCTGGCTGCACGTCAGCTGGACGGAGTGGAAGAACACCTTCTCGTTCGAGCTGTACGGCAAGACGGGCAAGCTGCACGTGGAGGGCCTGGGCGGCAGCTACGGCACCGAGCGGCTGTCCTATTACCGGATGTCGCCGGAGATGGGGCCGCCCGAGACTGTCATCCATGAGTACCCGGGTCCCGATGAGTCCTGGGCGCTGGAATTCGCAGCTTTTACCCGCTCCATCACGATGGGCGAGGCCCCATGCGGGGGATTGGACGACGCCGTGAAGGCATTGGACGTGGTCGACACCATTTACCGAGCGAGCAAGCCGTGA
- a CDS encoding NAD-dependent epimerase/dehydratase family protein has product MKAFVTGGAGFIGSSLVDRLLQRGDDVVAYDNLSTGIDEFLTEARKSASFSFVQGDVLDEETLARAMNGVDIVFHLAANADVRFGTRHPRKDLEQNTIATYNVLEAMRGNGIQKIVFSSTGSVYGEATVIPTPETCPFPVQTSLYAASKLAGEGLISAFCEGFGFQAWIFRFVSILGERYTHGHVFDFYKCLLENPGELPVLGDGKQRKSYLYIQDCISAIFTALQKARDNVNVFNLGADEYCEVDDSIGWITESLGLSPRRLYAGGDRGWVGDNPFIFLDTNKIRSLGWTPALTIRDAVLRTLTYLEDNRWLLERRSS; this is encoded by the coding sequence ATGAAAGCCTTCGTGACCGGCGGGGCGGGATTCATCGGCAGCAGCCTGGTGGACCGGTTACTGCAGCGCGGAGACGACGTCGTGGCTTACGACAACCTGTCTACCGGCATCGACGAGTTCCTGACTGAGGCCAGGAAGTCTGCGAGCTTCTCCTTCGTGCAGGGCGACGTGCTGGACGAGGAGACCCTGGCGCGGGCCATGAACGGTGTGGACATTGTCTTTCACCTGGCCGCCAACGCAGATGTGCGCTTCGGCACCCGGCATCCCCGCAAGGACCTGGAGCAGAACACCATCGCGACCTACAACGTCCTGGAGGCCATGCGCGGCAACGGAATCCAGAAGATCGTCTTCAGCTCCACCGGATCTGTCTACGGGGAGGCCACGGTGATCCCCACGCCCGAGACCTGTCCGTTTCCGGTGCAGACCTCGCTCTACGCCGCCTCCAAGCTCGCCGGCGAGGGCTTGATCTCGGCGTTTTGTGAAGGCTTCGGTTTCCAGGCCTGGATCTTCCGCTTTGTCTCGATCCTGGGCGAACGGTATACCCACGGCCACGTGTTCGACTTCTACAAATGTCTGCTGGAAAACCCCGGTGAGCTGCCGGTCCTGGGCGACGGCAAGCAGCGGAAGTCCTACCTCTACATCCAAGACTGCATCTCGGCAATCTTCACGGCGCTGCAGAAGGCACGCGACAACGTCAACGTCTTCAACCTGGGCGCAGACGAGTACTGCGAGGTGGATGACTCCATCGGCTGGATCACGGAGTCCCTGGGTTTGTCGCCCAGGCGCCTGTACGCCGGCGGCGACAGAGGCTGGGTCGGCGACAATCCGTTCATCTTCCTGGACACCAACAAAATTCGCTCATTGGGCTGGACCCCGGCGCTCACCATCCGGGACGCCGTCCTGCGCACCCTGACCTATCTGGAGGACAATCGCTGGCTGCTGGAAAGGCGCTCGTCGTGA
- a CDS encoding SDR family NAD(P)-dependent oxidoreductase, translating to MKLDGRAAVVTGGSQGLGLAVAGALAAEGADVLICGRGEEALDKARRQLSARTGGRVVAAVADVSRPEDSERLVSSALDAFGRLDVLVNNAGVYGPMGLLEDVDWGEWARAVEINLLGTVLPCRAALRHMKNAGHGKIINLSGGGATAPMPRISAYAASKAAVVRFTETLAEEVRQDGIDVNAVAPGALNTRLLEQVLSAGAERVGADYYEKSVRQKQQGGASMDSAAALCVFLASARSDGLTGKLISAVWDPWETLPAHATALAKSDIYTLRRIVPKDRGEDWG from the coding sequence ATGAAGCTGGACGGCCGGGCGGCCGTGGTGACCGGCGGCAGCCAGGGGCTGGGGCTGGCGGTGGCGGGCGCCCTCGCGGCCGAGGGGGCCGACGTATTGATCTGCGGCCGTGGCGAAGAAGCCTTGGACAAGGCGCGTAGGCAACTGTCGGCCCGCACCGGCGGCAGGGTGGTGGCTGCCGTGGCGGATGTGTCCCGGCCGGAGGATTCCGAGCGCTTGGTGAGCAGTGCCCTCGACGCTTTCGGAAGGCTGGATGTTCTGGTCAACAATGCGGGCGTGTATGGGCCGATGGGCCTGCTCGAAGATGTGGACTGGGGCGAATGGGCCCGGGCAGTCGAGATCAACCTGCTGGGCACCGTGCTGCCCTGCCGGGCTGCATTGCGGCACATGAAGAATGCTGGGCACGGCAAGATCATCAATCTGTCGGGCGGTGGCGCCACGGCGCCGATGCCGCGCATCAGTGCCTACGCCGCCTCCAAGGCCGCGGTGGTCCGGTTCACCGAGACCCTGGCCGAGGAGGTCCGGCAGGACGGCATCGACGTGAACGCCGTGGCACCGGGGGCCCTCAACACGCGTCTGTTGGAGCAAGTCCTCTCCGCCGGGGCGGAACGGGTGGGAGCCGATTACTACGAGAAGTCGGTGAGGCAGAAACAGCAGGGTGGCGCGTCGATGGACTCGGCCGCGGCGCTGTGCGTCTTCCTGGCGTCCGCGCGCTCCGACGGACTGACCGGCAAGCTGATCAGCGCCGTGTGGGATCCGTGGGAGACCTTGCCCGCACATGCGACGGCGTTGGCCAAGAGCGACATCTACACGCTGCGGCGCATCGTGCCGAAAGACCGCGGCGAGGACTGGGGCTGA
- a CDS encoding YveK family protein: MRRRYVVWLTAATIVGAFVGALWSWAGANEYRASTRLFVTTNAVDVSDVYQATLAGQQRVLTYKVLASDLKVLSNAVRRAGTNSSPLDLAQRLHVDVPPATIILDIGVDDTNSETAATLANAVADELIATINELERPLGGGPPPVGATVVQRAAPSAATLQSTLNPVLVAAGAFAGLIVGLVVAVAVKRRLLPELRAARGEFSQAQS; encoded by the coding sequence GTGCGCAGGCGTTATGTGGTCTGGCTGACTGCGGCAACGATTGTCGGTGCTTTCGTTGGCGCCCTGTGGAGCTGGGCGGGGGCCAACGAATACCGCGCGAGCACCCGACTGTTCGTCACCACCAACGCCGTCGACGTCAGCGACGTGTACCAGGCGACGCTGGCAGGTCAGCAGCGTGTGCTGACCTACAAGGTGCTGGCGTCGGATCTGAAGGTGCTCTCCAACGCGGTTCGCCGGGCCGGGACGAACAGCAGTCCTCTCGATTTGGCGCAGCGTCTGCATGTCGACGTGCCGCCGGCCACCATCATTTTGGACATCGGCGTCGATGACACCAATTCCGAGACGGCGGCCACCCTCGCTAACGCGGTGGCCGACGAGCTGATCGCCACAATCAACGAGCTGGAACGTCCCTTGGGCGGTGGCCCACCGCCGGTCGGCGCGACAGTGGTGCAGCGTGCGGCGCCGTCTGCTGCCACATTGCAGTCGACGCTCAACCCGGTGCTGGTCGCCGCGGGAGCGTTCGCCGGATTGATCGTGGGGCTCGTCGTCGCGGTGGCTGTCAAACGCCGTCTGCTGCCTGAGCTTCGCGCCGCACGTGGAGAATTCAGCCAGGCGCAGAGCTGA